A single window of Crassostrea angulata isolate pt1a10 chromosome 8, ASM2561291v2, whole genome shotgun sequence DNA harbors:
- the LOC128159583 gene encoding uncharacterized protein LOC128159583 isoform X2, with protein MKSGRQAPPILRCISGKFSRNLIYLTVFCAAIICILVINHLMFYRTNPETFHDHCASWTNETDFVIPGDEKLGMMSLYEISCLFTRYVTSLQRLCTEPKRFGDVDYGGVRICTDRAVAPSPGCVIYSYNHDLSQRFTDQMEEQFKCDVVFFGRDVISSSYDSTSGFIKVLASHQQVISVVVMKLNSKDFKYLTQFIRTLRRMQVKQIIIEIHLSPNSGTKSDYVQIMTALRRLNESNYFKYWYDRNWNCIGNERKRNRYSRCWTINMFLKNGDEEDVVISKGSDLPNIAPLGTSPIDENEKKKYKNEYLKYISKHQILCKQMLRLGNIVDGGWDICHDVQFRPKPPCIVYSFGINYDFSFDEDMEKTYGCDVFCFDPSMKTADYKHSDHISFYNVGLGDRNKEVTVSGETWKLKTLRTIQKELGHTNRKIDVLKIDIEGNEISTIPEMISSGALNNVVQLCLEFHHYYDLGSLRKLYDIGFRIFWAHQNPFAAFYANGESYSYGMEVYFVNINLAANV; from the coding sequence ATGAAATCTGGACGTCAAGCTCCTCCGATTTTAAGATGCATCTCTGGCAAATTTTCCCGTAACCTGATCTATCTGACAGTATTTTGTGCAGCCATTATTTGCATTCTTGTCATCAATCATCTCATGTTTTATAGAACTAACCCTGAAACTTTCCATGATCATTGTGCAAGTTGGACAAATGAAACTGACTTTGTGATTCCTGGTGATGAAAAACTTGGCATGATGTCCCTCTACGAAATCTCGTGCCTGTTCACGCGATACGTCACTTCCCTTCAACGTCTTTGTACAGAACCTAAGCGTTTTGGTGACGTTGACTACGGCGGTGTTCGTATTTGCACAGACAGAGCAGTGGCGCCGAGTCCAGGATGTGTTATATATAGCTACAATCACGACCTCAGTCAGAGATTCACAGATCAGATGGAAGAACAATTCAAATGTGATGTGGTATTTTTTGGTAGAGACGTAATTTCTAGCAGTTATGACAGTACTAGTGGCTTTATCAAAGTTCTCGCCAGTCATCAGCAAGTCATAAGTGTTGTTGTCATGAAATTAAACTCcaaagatttcaaatatttgaCTCAGTTTATCCGTACTTTGCGTAGAATGCAGGTCAAGCAAATTATCATTGAAATTCACTTAAGCCCAAATTCAGGAACAAAATCGGACTACGTTCAAATTATGACGGCACTGCGGCGATTAAACGAGtccaattattttaaatattggtATGACAGAAATTGGAATTGTATAGGAAATGAAAGGAAAAGAAATAGGTATTCTCGATGCTGGACCATtaacatgtttttgaaaaatggaGACGAAGAGGACGTTGTGATATCAAAGGGGTCCGACTTACCAAATATAGCCCCTCTTGGTACGAGTCCAatagatgaaaatgaaaagaagAAGTATAAAAATGAGTACCTTAAGTATATCTCAAAACACCAGATTCTGTGCAAACAGATGCTTCGTCTTGGAAATATTGTGGATGGGGGGTGGGATATTTGTCATGATGTCCAGTTCCGTCCAAAGCCTCCGTGCATTGTGTATTCATTCGGAATCAATTACGATTTTTCCTTTGACGAAGATATGGAGAAAACTTACGGATGTGACGTGTTTTGTTTTGATCCTAGCATGAAAACCGCTGATTATAAGCATTCGGATCACATCAGTTTCTACAACGTGGGGTTGGGTGATAGAAATAAAGAAGTAACGGTCAGCGGTGAGACATGGAAACTCAAAACCCTGAGGACCATTCAAAAAGAGTTAGGTCACACCAATAGAAAAATAGACGTTTTGAAAATTGACATCGAAGGAAATGAGATCAGCACCATCCCTGAAATGATATCATCCGGGGCTCTAAATAACGTTGTCCAGTTATGTTTAGAATTCCACCACTACTATGATCTGGGCTCTCTTCGGAAATTATACGACATTGGTTTCCGAATATTTTGGGCCCATCAAAATCCTTTTGCTGCTTTTTACGCCAATGGAGAATCTTATTCTTATGGAATGGaggtttattttgtaaatattaatctGGCTGCAAATGTTTGA
- the LOC128159583 gene encoding uncharacterized protein LOC128159583 isoform X1 — MYCLTKKYRTWIYYARDKILVRMKSGRQAPPILRCISGKFSRNLIYLTVFCAAIICILVINHLMFYRTNPETFHDHCASWTNETDFVIPGDEKLGMMSLYEISCLFTRYVTSLQRLCTEPKRFGDVDYGGVRICTDRAVAPSPGCVIYSYNHDLSQRFTDQMEEQFKCDVVFFGRDVISSSYDSTSGFIKVLASHQQVISVVVMKLNSKDFKYLTQFIRTLRRMQVKQIIIEIHLSPNSGTKSDYVQIMTALRRLNESNYFKYWYDRNWNCIGNERKRNRYSRCWTINMFLKNGDEEDVVISKGSDLPNIAPLGTSPIDENEKKKYKNEYLKYISKHQILCKQMLRLGNIVDGGWDICHDVQFRPKPPCIVYSFGINYDFSFDEDMEKTYGCDVFCFDPSMKTADYKHSDHISFYNVGLGDRNKEVTVSGETWKLKTLRTIQKELGHTNRKIDVLKIDIEGNEISTIPEMISSGALNNVVQLCLEFHHYYDLGSLRKLYDIGFRIFWAHQNPFAAFYANGESYSYGMEVYFVNINLAANV, encoded by the coding sequence ATACTGGTGAGGATGAAATCTGGACGTCAAGCTCCTCCGATTTTAAGATGCATCTCTGGCAAATTTTCCCGTAACCTGATCTATCTGACAGTATTTTGTGCAGCCATTATTTGCATTCTTGTCATCAATCATCTCATGTTTTATAGAACTAACCCTGAAACTTTCCATGATCATTGTGCAAGTTGGACAAATGAAACTGACTTTGTGATTCCTGGTGATGAAAAACTTGGCATGATGTCCCTCTACGAAATCTCGTGCCTGTTCACGCGATACGTCACTTCCCTTCAACGTCTTTGTACAGAACCTAAGCGTTTTGGTGACGTTGACTACGGCGGTGTTCGTATTTGCACAGACAGAGCAGTGGCGCCGAGTCCAGGATGTGTTATATATAGCTACAATCACGACCTCAGTCAGAGATTCACAGATCAGATGGAAGAACAATTCAAATGTGATGTGGTATTTTTTGGTAGAGACGTAATTTCTAGCAGTTATGACAGTACTAGTGGCTTTATCAAAGTTCTCGCCAGTCATCAGCAAGTCATAAGTGTTGTTGTCATGAAATTAAACTCcaaagatttcaaatatttgaCTCAGTTTATCCGTACTTTGCGTAGAATGCAGGTCAAGCAAATTATCATTGAAATTCACTTAAGCCCAAATTCAGGAACAAAATCGGACTACGTTCAAATTATGACGGCACTGCGGCGATTAAACGAGtccaattattttaaatattggtATGACAGAAATTGGAATTGTATAGGAAATGAAAGGAAAAGAAATAGGTATTCTCGATGCTGGACCATtaacatgtttttgaaaaatggaGACGAAGAGGACGTTGTGATATCAAAGGGGTCCGACTTACCAAATATAGCCCCTCTTGGTACGAGTCCAatagatgaaaatgaaaagaagAAGTATAAAAATGAGTACCTTAAGTATATCTCAAAACACCAGATTCTGTGCAAACAGATGCTTCGTCTTGGAAATATTGTGGATGGGGGGTGGGATATTTGTCATGATGTCCAGTTCCGTCCAAAGCCTCCGTGCATTGTGTATTCATTCGGAATCAATTACGATTTTTCCTTTGACGAAGATATGGAGAAAACTTACGGATGTGACGTGTTTTGTTTTGATCCTAGCATGAAAACCGCTGATTATAAGCATTCGGATCACATCAGTTTCTACAACGTGGGGTTGGGTGATAGAAATAAAGAAGTAACGGTCAGCGGTGAGACATGGAAACTCAAAACCCTGAGGACCATTCAAAAAGAGTTAGGTCACACCAATAGAAAAATAGACGTTTTGAAAATTGACATCGAAGGAAATGAGATCAGCACCATCCCTGAAATGATATCATCCGGGGCTCTAAATAACGTTGTCCAGTTATGTTTAGAATTCCACCACTACTATGATCTGGGCTCTCTTCGGAAATTATACGACATTGGTTTCCGAATATTTTGGGCCCATCAAAATCCTTTTGCTGCTTTTTACGCCAATGGAGAATCTTATTCTTATGGAATGGaggtttattttgtaaatattaatctGGCTGCAAATGTTTGA